A genomic window from Prunus persica cultivar Lovell chromosome G2, Prunus_persica_NCBIv2, whole genome shotgun sequence includes:
- the LOC18787615 gene encoding cell division protein FtsY homolog, chloroplastic — MASPLPSSLHRLSLLSKPSPPQNHRLLVTPTRPELSRFECRAGQTGFFTRLGRLIKEKAKSDVEKLFSGFSKTRDNLAVIDELLLYWNLADTDRVLDELEEALLVSDFGPKITIKIVESLREDIVAGKLKSGSEIKEALKKSVLDLLTTKGSKTELQLGYRKPAVVMIVGVNGGGKTTSLGKLAYRLKKEGAKVLMAAGDTFRAAACDQLEIWAGRTGCEIVVAEKEKAKAASVISQAVKRGKEQGYDIVLCDTSGRLHTNYSLMEELIACKKAVSKVIPGAPNEILQVLDGTTGLNMLPQAREFNEIVGITGLILTKLDGSARGGCVVSVVNELGIPVKFVGVGEGVEDLQPFDAEAFVNAIFS; from the exons ATGGCTTCGCCTTTGCCTTCGTCTCTCCATCGGCTTTCACTCCTCTCCAAACCTTCACCACCTCAAAACCACCGCCTCCTTGTAACCCCGACCCGACCCGAACTTTCCCGGTTCGAATGCCGGGCGGGCCAGACCGGGTTCTTCACCCGGCTCGGAAGGCTTATCAAGGAGAAGGCCAAGAGCGACGTAGAGAAGCTCTTCTCGGGATTCTCCAAGACTCGCGATAATCTCGCTGTCATCGACGAGCTCTTGCTCTACTGGAATCTCGCTGACACTGATCGAGTCCTCGACGAACTCGAAGag GCTCTGCTGGTATCGGATTTTGgtccaaaaatcacaattaagATTGTGGAAAGTTTGAGGGAGGACATAGTTGCTGGGAAGCTGAAATCTGGAAGCGAAATAAAG gaagcattgaagaagagtGTGCTGGACTTGTTAACTACAAAAGGGAGCAAAACTGAACTTCAACTTGGATACAG GAAACCAGCTGTGGTTATGATTGTTGGCGTTAATGGAGGTGGGAAGACAACATCTCTTG GAAAGCTGGCTTACAGATTGAAGAAGGAAGGGGCCAAG GTATTGATGGCAGCAGGAGATACATTTCGAGCAGCTGCCTGTGACCAGCTGGAGATATGGGCTGGGAGGACGGGGTGTGAGATTGTTGTAGCTGAAAAAGAGAAGGCTAAAGCAGCATCAG TTATTTCTCAGGCTGTGAAGAGAGGGAAAGAACAAGGTTATGATATTGTCTTATGTGACACCTCTGGAC gTCTGCACACTAATTACAGCTTGATGGAAGAGTTGATTGCATGTAAGAAAGCTGTGAGCAAAGTCATTCCTGGTGCTCCTAAT GAGATCCTACAAGTTCTGGATGGGACGACGGGTTTAAACATGCTTCCGCAAGCAAGAGAATTCAATGAG ATTGTTGGGATAACTGGTTTGATATTGACAAAACTTGATGGCTCTGCTAGAGGTGGCTGTGTG GTCAGTGTGGTAAATGAACTCGGCATCCCTGTAAAGTTTGTGGGTGTTGGTGAAGGTGTAGAAGACCTCCAACCCTTTGATGCAGAGGCCTTTGTTAATGCCATATTTTCGTAA
- the LOC18784778 gene encoding 40S ribosomal protein S10-2 codes for MQSFKSKEYLRETFAWMHYYWYLTNDGIEFLRNYLNLPSEIVPATLKKQGKPPGCPLGPSVDCPRISLQDFMGELLLLLLRLCP; via the exons ATGCAGAGCTTCAAATCCAAGGAGTATTTGAGAGAAACTTTCGCTTGGATGCACTACTACTGGTACCTGACCAATGATGGTATTGAGTTTTTGAGGAACTACCTCAACCTTCCATCTGAGATTGTCCCTGCAACTTTGAAGAAGCAGGGCAAGCCTCCTGGTTGCCCCTTGGGCCCATCTGTTGACTGCCCACG AATTTCTTTGCAGGATTTCATGGGGGAgctgttgctgctgttgctgaGGCTGTGTCCATAG